Below is a genomic region from Fibrobacter sp. UBA4297.
CGAACGTCTGGTTGCACGGGAAATAGATGGAATAACACCTCGGGCAAATCCTCAGATCAAGATTGACAATTCTGAGGGACTCGACTTCTGAACCGCAAAAAGAACATTTACTCATGAAATTTAATATAGATATTTAGTTGGCAGAACTTAGTTGGCAGAACTTAGAAAAATGAAAAATGCATTCAAAAACACAAATTGCATCCTCTAAGTTCTAAGCTCTAAGTTCTAAGTTCTATATTTTATTCCATGGCTAAAGTAGTTCAAATTACAGCAGAAAATTTTGAAGAAGAGGTCATCAAGGCCTCCGAATCACGCGCAGTCGCAATCCTTTTCTCTTCCGCAGAATATCCGGATTGCGCCCCGTACTCCCAGTTGGCAGGCCAGCTTTCCACAAGCATGGACTTTACGCTTGGCGTCGTAAGCTGCGACGACCGCGAAAACATGCGCCTCATCCAGATGTTCCGCGTGCAGTCCGTCCCCGAGATCCACGTGGTCGACAAAGGCCAGATTGCAGACGTCATCCAAGGCGTGCTCCCCGAAGCCGACCTCAAGAAGCGTCTCGAAAAGTTCTACGTTTCCGAAGAAGCCCGTTTCCAGACAGCACTCGAAGACGCCATCGCGCAAAAGAACTTTGACCAAGCGCTCCCGATGCTTGACGAAGCTCTCGCCAAGAACCCAAACGATAAGAAGCTCCAGCTCCTGTGGGCAAAAGCAACCCTCGGGCTCGGCGATACCGCAAAGGCAAAAGATATCCTCTCCAAGTTTG
It encodes:
- a CDS encoding tetratricopeptide repeat protein, with translation MAKVVQITAENFEEEVIKASESRAVAILFSSAEYPDCAPYSQLAGQLSTSMDFTLGVVSCDDRENMRLIQMFRVQSVPEIHVVDKGQIADVIQGVLPEADLKKRLEKFYVSEEARFQTALEDAIAQKNFDQALPMLDEALAKNPNDKKLQLLWAKATLGLGDTAKAKDILSKFVESDDQYREAKSLLELLDFHAEVAKKDVQGKEAVVYHEACKLACEEDFESALQAFLNLYVEAPEWNNGAAKKAMLTLFGVLGPKHELTWKYRAKLNTMMFI